The following proteins come from a genomic window of Actinomycetota bacterium:
- a CDS encoding amidohydrolase: protein MPTDHAPVAVEPVAVAPVEPQLPVIDAHHHLFPDDAGPLRWGRYGLTELAADFDAGHQVVGSVFLECGAAYRTDGPPLLRPVGESEWLASLHTPPEMICGVVAFADVRAGAGIVPVLDGHAAALGDRFKGIRFVVGHDDSPELISTRWPLPPRTLVSPEVLAAVAAVAERQLTFETWVYFHQLDQVAELAAAVPQATIVLDHLGGPAAAGPYASRRTEVLAQWRDGLAAVAAYDNVVLKVSGLGFDPYLPPGAASPRTDVQLADYWAEPVHYALEVFGTRRCIAGSNFPVDGLQIDYVTTWNALKLLTATLPADGRDEVLCGTARSVYGLVTSGTGAGQAVP from the coding sequence GTGCCCACCGATCACGCCCCTGTGGCCGTCGAGCCTGTCGCCGTCGCCCCTGTCGAGCCGCAGCTACCGGTCATCGATGCGCATCACCACCTGTTCCCGGACGACGCCGGCCCGCTGCGGTGGGGGCGTTACGGCCTGACCGAACTGGCCGCGGACTTCGACGCCGGGCATCAGGTGGTCGGTTCGGTGTTCCTCGAGTGCGGCGCGGCGTACCGCACCGACGGCCCCCCGCTGCTGCGCCCGGTCGGCGAATCGGAGTGGCTGGCGAGCCTGCACACGCCGCCGGAGATGATCTGCGGGGTTGTCGCGTTCGCCGACGTCCGGGCCGGCGCCGGGATCGTGCCGGTCCTGGACGGGCACGCCGCGGCGCTGGGCGATCGGTTCAAGGGCATCCGATTCGTCGTCGGCCACGACGACAGTCCGGAGCTCATCAGCACCCGCTGGCCGTTGCCACCGCGCACCCTGGTCTCGCCCGAGGTCCTCGCCGCCGTGGCCGCCGTCGCCGAACGTCAGCTGACGTTCGAGACCTGGGTGTACTTCCATCAGCTCGACCAGGTCGCCGAACTCGCCGCGGCAGTGCCGCAGGCGACGATCGTGCTGGACCATCTCGGCGGCCCTGCTGCCGCCGGCCCGTACGCGTCGCGTCGTACCGAGGTTCTCGCGCAGTGGCGCGACGGCCTGGCGGCCGTGGCGGCGTACGACAACGTCGTGCTCAAGGTGAGTGGGTTGGGTTTCGACCCGTATCTGCCGCCGGGCGCCGCGAGCCCGCGAACCGACGTGCAGCTGGCCGACTACTGGGCCGAACCGGTCCACTACGCCCTCGAGGTGTTCGGAACCCGGCGATGCATCGCCGGCAGCAACTTCCCGGTGGACGGCCTGCAGATCGACTACGTGACGACGTGGAACGCCCTGAAACTGCTGACCGCGACGTTGCCGGCCGACGGCCGCGACGAGGTGCTGTGCGGTACGGCGAGGAGCGTCTACGGACTCGTGACGAGCGGAACCGGTGCGGGGCAGGCGGTACCGTAG
- a CDS encoding diguanylate cyclase: MPGTALWRLVSRWLLCTAIMVLASAVAVAARPAGTEVPVFRTASGLAIGLLVSGVVGFRFAVSAVVAAGLVAAIPSYSPGASAAWQAVLSGVAVAVTGLVFRRLVRWRPVRRAAGREPGLGRRLAEPRDLAALIAAGLAGAVVLAICSLVVVRSGDGGVAWTTFGLTAASFVATVVVGSTTVLLVVSRRGSLRDEWRPELGVQLAATAASVALVFWSQQDLPLSYLPLPFLVWAALRFRPVVVAVELVAVAIVVSFLTLRGSGPIAVNAGADSALAVGLTQLWIICIGSTVLFVAVLVEQRRTTMVSLGTQQRLLERVFDSSSLGIVILDVVAEPTRLVRANRAATQLLGGADLPSWGSRIPAPQRRALRAAIADLVAGETTECRLDVTYAGPDQTRVLEVYLAPVVLEHAEVEQIVCQVEDVTVRTAEAMRLRTLADHDYLTGAVTRARLLAELGAALATCRADGRQLGLAFADLDDFKAVNDAAGHAAGDAVLVAVGQRLAATVRPEDVVARLGGDEFVVLCPGVQDGDSMLAVGRRLLAAVSAPVAYGEAAFEPSVSIGVIVSGGDVSPQDLLALADRAMYRAKRDGKAQVHLLPTTDNVGAGRTPS; encoded by the coding sequence GTGCCCGGGACCGCCCTATGGCGACTGGTGAGCCGGTGGCTGCTGTGCACCGCGATCATGGTGCTGGCCTCGGCCGTGGCGGTCGCCGCCCGGCCAGCCGGTACCGAGGTTCCGGTCTTCCGGACCGCGTCCGGCCTCGCGATCGGCCTGCTGGTCAGCGGAGTCGTGGGCTTCCGGTTCGCCGTCAGCGCGGTGGTCGCGGCCGGCCTGGTCGCCGCCATCCCCTCCTACAGCCCGGGTGCCTCGGCGGCGTGGCAGGCGGTGCTCAGCGGTGTCGCGGTGGCGGTGACGGGGCTGGTCTTCCGGCGGCTGGTGCGCTGGCGACCGGTCCGCCGGGCGGCAGGCAGGGAACCGGGACTCGGCCGCCGGTTGGCCGAGCCGCGCGACCTGGCCGCCCTGATCGCCGCCGGCCTTGCCGGAGCGGTGGTGCTGGCCATCTGCAGTCTGGTCGTGGTCCGGTCGGGGGACGGCGGCGTCGCCTGGACCACGTTCGGCCTGACCGCCGCATCCTTCGTCGCGACGGTCGTGGTCGGGTCGACGACGGTCCTGCTGGTGGTGAGCCGGCGAGGCTCGTTGCGCGACGAGTGGCGCCCGGAGCTCGGCGTCCAGCTGGCCGCGACGGCCGCCTCGGTCGCGCTGGTCTTCTGGTCGCAGCAGGACCTGCCGCTGTCGTACCTCCCGCTGCCGTTCCTCGTGTGGGCGGCGTTGCGGTTCCGGCCCGTGGTGGTGGCCGTGGAGCTGGTGGCGGTCGCGATCGTGGTGAGCTTCCTGACCTTGCGCGGGTCCGGGCCGATCGCGGTCAACGCGGGAGCCGACAGTGCCCTGGCCGTTGGGCTCACCCAACTGTGGATCATCTGTATCGGCTCGACCGTGTTGTTCGTCGCGGTCCTGGTCGAGCAGCGGCGGACCACCATGGTGTCGCTCGGCACCCAGCAGCGGCTGCTCGAACGTGTCTTCGACAGTTCCTCGCTCGGCATCGTCATCCTCGACGTGGTGGCCGAGCCGACGCGGCTGGTGCGCGCGAACCGGGCGGCCACCCAACTGCTTGGCGGCGCCGACCTGCCGAGTTGGGGCAGCCGCATCCCGGCACCCCAGCGCCGCGCGCTACGCGCGGCCATCGCGGACCTGGTCGCGGGCGAGACGACGGAGTGCCGGCTCGACGTGACGTACGCCGGACCCGATCAGACCCGGGTACTCGAGGTGTATCTCGCCCCGGTCGTGCTGGAACACGCCGAGGTCGAGCAGATCGTCTGCCAGGTCGAGGACGTCACGGTCCGGACCGCTGAGGCGATGCGACTGCGGACGCTCGCCGACCACGACTACCTGACCGGTGCGGTGACGCGGGCCCGATTGCTGGCCGAGCTCGGCGCTGCGCTGGCCACCTGCCGGGCCGACGGGCGACAGCTGGGACTGGCGTTCGCCGATCTCGACGATTTCAAGGCGGTCAACGATGCCGCCGGCCATGCCGCCGGGGACGCCGTGCTGGTGGCAGTGGGCCAGCGGCTTGCGGCGACGGTTCGGCCGGAGGACGTCGTTGCCCGCCTCGGCGGCGACGAGTTCGTCGTGCTGTGCCCGGGGGTGCAGGACGGCGACAGCATGCTGGCGGTGGGCCGCCGGCTGCTGGCGGCGGTGAGCGCGCCGGTCGCCTACGGCGAGGCGGCGTTCGAGCCGAGCGTCAGCATCGGCGTGATCGTGTCCGGTGGGGACGTCAGCCCGCAGGACCTGCTCGCGCTGGCCGACCGGGCGATGTACCGCGCCAAGCGGGACGGCAAGGCCCAGGTCCACCTGCTGCCGACGACGGACAACGTCGGCGCCGGTCGTACGCCGAGCTGA
- a CDS encoding DEAD/DEAH box helicase — translation MSSSARALTVAQPREDRPVTVVSPPDLLAGLLAAAGRRDRLRHVEHVPAAAGRTARWPQWADPDLVAAWQARGIEAPWAHQASAAGLAHDGRSVVIATGTASGKSLAYQLPVLTAVLAGARAPDGRGATALYLAPTKALAHDQLRSIADLGLPGLRVAAYDGDTATEDRSWIRAHAGVVLTNPDLVHHALLPGHPAWAGFLRALRYVVVDECHVYRGVFGSHVAAVLRRLRRVAAHYGADPVVICASATVADAAATATRLTGLPMTAVDTDTAPRGPVQFALWEPPMTPFVGEHGAPVRRSATAETAELLADLVSGGVRTLAFVRSRRGAETVAVATRDKLGAVDAALADRVAAYRAGFLPEERRALEHRLRSGQLLGLATTSALELGVDVHGLDAVLLAGWPGTRASLWQRAGRAGRDGSAALVIFVAGDDPLDSYLVGNPAAIFGAPVEATVLDPDNPYVLGPHLAAAAAEQPLTGDDLPRWFGPAAAGVADDLVERGVLRRRPAGLFWTHRERASALADLRGTGGAAIQVVEAATGGLLGTVDQAAAHTTVHAGAVYVHQGRTYLVEQLDLDAGVALVAPAVVDHSTHARQVSDIRILRCEEERSWGDAVVCFGEVQVTSAVVSYLRRRLLTGEVLGEEALQLPPRHLHTRAVWWTVTAAQLDAAGLTEADVAGAAHAAEHASIGLLPLVATCDRWDIGGVSTALHPDTGACTVFVYDGHPGGAGFAERGFLAARAWLTATRDAVAGCACPAGCPSCVQSPKCGNGNEPLDKSGASRLLAELVRHADADAPNG, via the coding sequence ATGTCCTCGTCGGCGCGGGCCCTCACTGTCGCACAGCCGAGGGAGGATCGACCGGTGACGGTCGTCAGCCCCCCGGATCTGCTCGCCGGCCTGCTCGCCGCGGCCGGTCGCCGCGACCGGCTCCGGCATGTCGAGCACGTCCCGGCTGCCGCAGGCCGCACCGCCCGCTGGCCGCAGTGGGCCGACCCGGACCTGGTCGCGGCCTGGCAGGCCAGGGGCATCGAGGCGCCCTGGGCGCACCAGGCGAGCGCTGCCGGCCTCGCCCACGACGGCCGCTCGGTGGTGATCGCGACCGGCACGGCCTCCGGCAAGTCGCTGGCCTACCAGCTGCCGGTGCTGACCGCGGTGCTCGCCGGCGCGCGGGCCCCCGACGGCCGCGGTGCCACCGCCTTGTACCTGGCGCCCACGAAGGCGCTGGCGCACGACCAGCTGCGGTCGATCGCCGACCTCGGGTTGCCGGGCCTGCGGGTCGCGGCGTACGACGGTGACACCGCCACCGAGGACCGCAGCTGGATCCGGGCACACGCCGGGGTCGTGCTGACCAATCCCGACCTGGTGCACCACGCGCTGCTGCCCGGCCACCCGGCGTGGGCCGGCTTCCTGCGTGCGCTGCGCTACGTGGTGGTGGACGAGTGCCACGTCTACCGCGGGGTCTTCGGCTCGCACGTCGCGGCGGTGCTGCGACGGCTGCGCCGGGTGGCGGCGCACTACGGCGCGGATCCGGTCGTCATCTGCGCGTCGGCGACCGTCGCCGACGCGGCTGCCACCGCCACCCGGCTGACCGGCCTGCCCATGACGGCCGTGGACACCGACACAGCACCGCGGGGGCCGGTGCAGTTCGCCCTGTGGGAGCCGCCGATGACCCCGTTCGTCGGGGAGCACGGTGCGCCGGTACGCCGCAGCGCCACCGCCGAGACGGCCGAGCTGCTGGCCGATCTGGTCTCCGGGGGTGTCCGGACGCTGGCCTTCGTCCGGTCGCGGCGCGGCGCCGAAACGGTCGCCGTGGCGACCCGGGACAAGCTGGGCGCGGTGGACGCCGCGTTGGCGGACCGGGTGGCGGCGTACCGGGCCGGGTTCCTACCGGAGGAACGCCGGGCTCTGGAACACCGACTCCGCAGCGGGCAGCTGCTCGGACTGGCCACCACCAGCGCACTGGAGTTGGGCGTCGACGTGCACGGCCTCGACGCCGTCCTGCTGGCCGGTTGGCCCGGGACCCGGGCGTCGCTGTGGCAGCGGGCCGGGCGGGCGGGGCGCGACGGCTCCGCCGCGCTGGTGATCTTCGTGGCGGGCGACGACCCGCTGGACAGCTACCTCGTGGGCAACCCGGCGGCGATCTTCGGCGCCCCGGTGGAAGCCACCGTGCTGGACCCGGACAACCCCTACGTCCTGGGCCCACACCTGGCTGCGGCGGCGGCCGAGCAGCCACTGACCGGCGACGACCTGCCCCGGTGGTTCGGCCCGGCCGCCGCGGGAGTCGCCGACGACCTGGTCGAGCGGGGCGTGCTGCGACGGCGGCCTGCCGGCCTGTTCTGGACGCACCGAGAGCGCGCGAGCGCGCTGGCCGACCTCCGCGGCACCGGCGGCGCCGCGATCCAGGTGGTCGAGGCGGCGACCGGCGGGCTGCTCGGCACCGTGGATCAGGCCGCGGCGCACACCACCGTGCACGCCGGGGCGGTCTACGTTCACCAGGGCCGGACGTATCTGGTCGAGCAGCTGGACCTCGACGCGGGTGTCGCGCTGGTGGCCCCGGCCGTGGTGGACCACAGCACTCACGCGCGGCAGGTCAGCGACATCCGCATCCTTCGATGCGAGGAGGAACGCAGCTGGGGGGACGCGGTGGTCTGCTTCGGCGAGGTGCAGGTGACGTCCGCGGTCGTGTCGTACCTGCGACGCCGCCTGCTGACCGGCGAGGTGCTCGGCGAGGAAGCACTGCAGTTGCCGCCCCGCCACCTGCACACCCGGGCCGTCTGGTGGACCGTCACCGCAGCCCAACTCGATGCGGCCGGCCTGACCGAGGCGGACGTCGCCGGCGCTGCGCATGCCGCCGAACACGCCAGCATCGGACTGCTGCCGCTGGTCGCCACCTGCGACCGATGGGACATCGGGGGCGTCTCCACGGCCCTGCACCCGGACACCGGGGCGTGCACGGTCTTCGTGTACGACGGTCACCCGGGCGGCGCCGGGTTCGCCGAGCGCGGTTTCCTGGCCGCCCGGGCGTGGCTGACCGCCACCCGCGACGCGGTCGCCGGGTGCGCCTGCCCCGCCGGCTGCCCGTCGTGCGTGCAGTCGCCCAAGTGCGGCAACGGCAACGAGCCGCTGGACAAGAGCGGGGCTTCCCGACTGCTGGCGGAGCTGGTGCGGCATGCTGACGCCGATGCGCCGAACGGGTGA
- a CDS encoding ATP-binding protein, with protein MTVATLTLTAAADLARTARVVSTSVARAGGLDEDTVAEVRQAVGEAVARALVRQRLAGYDGDLRLVLHDDADVFVVEVHDGAPADVEDDTTRRALALAEALAARTEVLSGPQGSVLRLAWPRLDLPSNSNGLLPASS; from the coding sequence GTGACGGTCGCGACGCTGACCCTGACGGCCGCCGCGGATCTCGCGCGGACCGCGAGAGTCGTCAGTACGTCGGTTGCCCGCGCCGGGGGGCTGGACGAGGACACCGTCGCGGAGGTTCGCCAGGCCGTCGGTGAGGCGGTGGCTCGGGCGTTGGTCCGGCAGCGGCTCGCCGGGTACGACGGCGACCTGCGGCTGGTGCTGCACGACGACGCCGACGTGTTCGTCGTGGAGGTCCATGACGGCGCCCCGGCGGACGTCGAGGACGACACGACGCGGCGCGCGCTGGCACTGGCCGAGGCGTTGGCCGCCCGTACCGAGGTGTTGTCCGGCCCGCAGGGCTCGGTGCTGCGGCTGGCCTGGCCGCGGCTGGATCTGCCCTCGAACTCCAACGGGTTGTTGCCTGCGTCGTCGTAA
- a CDS encoding ribonuclease BN, protein MVGRVDTLQRNHAVFGFPYAVVKKYGDDEAGKQAALVTYYGFLSVFPILLLVVTVATRVLVDNVELRQQVIDAVVPADLRDAVNSAVLTLPTSGLPLIIGIVGLLLTGTGVVFSAYDALNHLAGVPHRDRFSFVPRYLRALAMLVVTLIGAFGVGVLSVLAGSLPDIAGAGRIAGLVGAALVVFVVLVLAAKLLVARPVALSAVWPAAALGSVTVALMLVLGGQLLTYLVSRSGPLYGSFATVVGLFSLIYLVSQALMYSAEVALVRRRRAWPRALDASRPTAADLRAYTALAREQERTPGARVSWRYSPAATAAGDDSDTGAKTGSAGGSTGQSGA, encoded by the coding sequence GTGGTCGGCAGAGTGGACACCCTGCAACGCAACCATGCGGTCTTCGGGTTTCCGTACGCCGTGGTGAAGAAGTACGGCGACGACGAGGCCGGCAAGCAGGCGGCACTGGTCACCTACTACGGCTTCCTCAGCGTCTTCCCGATCCTGCTGCTGGTCGTCACGGTGGCGACTCGGGTGCTGGTCGACAACGTGGAGCTTCGCCAGCAGGTGATCGACGCGGTGGTGCCGGCCGATCTGCGGGATGCGGTGAACTCGGCGGTGCTGACGTTGCCGACCTCGGGACTGCCGCTGATCATCGGCATCGTCGGCCTGTTGCTGACCGGGACCGGAGTGGTCTTCTCCGCCTACGACGCGTTGAACCACCTGGCCGGGGTGCCCCACCGGGATCGGTTCAGCTTCGTTCCCCGCTACCTGCGAGCGCTCGCGATGCTCGTGGTCACGCTGATCGGGGCGTTCGGCGTCGGCGTGCTGAGCGTGCTGGCCGGTTCGCTGCCCGACATCGCCGGGGCGGGCCGCATCGCCGGCCTGGTCGGCGCAGCCCTTGTCGTGTTCGTCGTTCTCGTGCTGGCCGCGAAGCTATTGGTGGCCCGGCCGGTCGCGCTGAGCGCGGTGTGGCCTGCCGCGGCACTCGGGTCGGTGACCGTCGCGCTCATGCTCGTGCTCGGTGGCCAGCTGCTCACCTACCTGGTGTCACGCTCCGGTCCGCTGTACGGCAGTTTCGCCACGGTCGTCGGGCTCTTCTCGTTGATCTACCTGGTCAGCCAGGCCCTCATGTACTCGGCCGAGGTCGCCTTGGTACGCCGGCGCCGGGCGTGGCCGCGGGCGCTGGACGCCAGTCGGCCCACGGCAGCGGACCTGCGCGCCTACACCGCGTTGGCCCGTGAGCAGGAACGTACTCCCGGCGCTCGGGTGTCCTGGCGGTACTCACCGGCCGCCACCGCTGCCGGTGACGACTCCGACACCGGGGCGAAGACCGGATCCGCGGGTGGATCCACGGGGCAATCGGGCGCGTAG
- a CDS encoding pilus assembly protein translates to MPGPGTARTASARGDLCAVPGHGAARSASARGDVRVRQAGMVTLETALAIPVLLVVALSLLWLSAVGVAQLRVGDAARAAARVAARGDGTVEARSGVRQAYPGADSEIDVDRLAGTVSVTVRHHVVIPLPWFDHWGVTVSSRAVADLEEAGVA, encoded by the coding sequence GTGCCGGGTCCCGGTACTGCCCGTACGGCGTCCGCCCGCGGTGACCTCTGTGCGGTGCCGGGTCACGGTGCTGCCCGCTCGGCGTCCGCCCGCGGCGACGTCCGGGTCCGGCAGGCCGGCATGGTCACGCTGGAAACCGCCCTGGCGATCCCGGTGCTGCTGGTCGTGGCGCTGAGCCTGCTGTGGCTCTCGGCCGTGGGCGTCGCCCAGCTGCGGGTCGGCGATGCGGCCCGGGCTGCTGCCCGGGTCGCGGCCCGGGGCGATGGCACCGTGGAGGCCCGGTCCGGTGTCCGGCAGGCCTATCCCGGTGCGGACTCCGAGATCGACGTGGACCGGCTGGCGGGCACGGTCAGCGTCACGGTGCGCCACCACGTCGTGATCCCGCTGCCCTGGTTCGACCACTGGGGCGTCACGGTCTCCAGCCGGGCGGTCGCCGACCTCGAAGAGGCCGGCGTCGCATGA
- a CDS encoding DUF4244 domain-containing protein: MTTAEYAVGTVAVAGLGGLLLKLLTSDWFWSILQRIFTWAFQAFLG, encoded by the coding sequence ATGACGACTGCCGAGTACGCCGTCGGCACCGTCGCGGTCGCCGGTCTCGGCGGCCTGCTGCTGAAGCTGCTCACCAGCGACTGGTTCTGGTCGATCCTGCAGCGGATCTTCACCTGGGCGTTCCAGGCATTCCTGGGGTGA
- a CDS encoding STAS domain-containing protein, giving the protein MELDLSTRVEDGVTIVGVAGEVDIATAPELDAVLAALPAGPAAVVVDLVDVGFLDSTGLGVLVKASARAREHGGSFGLVVANPSVDKVFRLTGLDAVIPLHASVAEAVGAVGGPA; this is encoded by the coding sequence GTGGAGCTCGACCTGTCGACTCGTGTCGAAGACGGCGTCACGATCGTGGGAGTGGCCGGTGAGGTCGACATCGCGACGGCCCCGGAGCTCGACGCCGTGCTGGCGGCCCTACCGGCCGGACCGGCCGCCGTCGTGGTCGATCTCGTCGATGTCGGTTTCCTGGATTCGACCGGTCTGGGTGTCCTGGTGAAGGCGTCGGCCAGAGCACGTGAGCACGGCGGCAGCTTCGGGCTGGTCGTCGCGAATCCGTCGGTGGACAAGGTGTTCCGGCTGACGGGCCTGGACGCGGTGATCCCGCTGCACGCGTCGGTCGCTGAGGCGGTCGGCGCGGTGGGCGGTCCGGCGTGA
- a CDS encoding fumarate reductase/succinate dehydrogenase flavoprotein subunit — protein sequence MVEIERHAYDVVVVGAGGAGLRAAIEARAQGMRTAIICKSLFGKAHTVMAEGGIAASMGNVNSHDGWQVHFRDTMRGGKFLNHWRMAELHAKEAPDRVWELETWGALFDRTADGRISQRNFGGHEYPRLAHVGDRTGLELIRTLQQRIVALQQEDFAATGDYEANLRVFAECTITDVMRDGDRVAGAFGYWRESGRFVLFTAPAVILATGGIGKSFKVTSNSWEYTGDGHALALRAGSTLLNMEFIQFHPTGMVWPPSVKGILVTESVRGDGGVLTNSDGKRFMFDYVPDVFKDKYAKSEAEGDRWYTDPDNNLRPPELLPRDEVARAINAEVKAGRGSPHGGVFLDVSSRLPADTIRAKLPSMHHQFKELADVDITAEPMEVGPTCHYVMGGIEVDPETAAAARVPGLFAVGEVAGGMHGSNRLGGNSLSDLLVFGRRAGAGAAAYVGALHGPRPAVDDAAVDAAATAALAPFGNEGGENPYTLHQDLQQIMNDLVGIIRTAAEMQSALDRLATLRDRAARVSVEGHRQFNPGWHLALDLHNMLLVSECIARAALLREESRGGHTRDDFPGMSSQWRLVNLVCSLTGEQTISVQQQPLPVMPDELLGLFEVSELSKYLTDDELARLPGEATT from the coding sequence ATGGTGGAAATCGAACGGCACGCCTACGACGTGGTGGTGGTCGGGGCGGGCGGCGCCGGCCTGCGAGCGGCGATCGAGGCCAGGGCCCAGGGAATGCGTACGGCGATCATCTGCAAGTCCTTGTTCGGCAAGGCCCATACCGTCATGGCCGAGGGCGGCATCGCTGCCTCGATGGGCAACGTCAACTCCCACGACGGCTGGCAGGTCCACTTCCGCGACACGATGCGCGGTGGCAAGTTCCTCAACCACTGGCGGATGGCCGAGCTGCACGCCAAGGAGGCACCGGACCGGGTCTGGGAGCTGGAGACCTGGGGTGCACTGTTCGACCGGACCGCCGACGGCCGCATCAGCCAGCGCAACTTCGGCGGACACGAGTACCCGCGGCTGGCGCACGTCGGCGACCGCACCGGGCTGGAACTCATCCGGACGCTGCAGCAGCGGATCGTTGCGCTGCAACAGGAAGACTTCGCCGCGACCGGCGACTACGAGGCGAATCTGCGGGTCTTCGCCGAGTGCACCATTACCGACGTCATGCGCGACGGCGACCGTGTCGCCGGTGCTTTCGGCTACTGGCGGGAGAGCGGCCGATTCGTCCTGTTCACCGCTCCCGCGGTGATCCTGGCGACCGGTGGCATCGGAAAGTCGTTCAAGGTCACCAGCAACTCCTGGGAGTACACCGGCGACGGGCACGCGCTGGCGCTGCGCGCCGGCAGCACGCTGCTGAACATGGAGTTCATCCAGTTCCATCCGACCGGCATGGTCTGGCCGCCGAGCGTGAAGGGCATCCTGGTCACCGAGTCGGTGCGCGGCGACGGCGGCGTGCTCACCAACTCCGACGGCAAGCGCTTCATGTTCGACTACGTCCCGGACGTCTTCAAGGACAAGTACGCGAAGTCCGAGGCGGAGGGCGACCGCTGGTACACCGATCCGGACAACAATCTGCGGCCACCCGAACTGCTGCCACGCGACGAGGTCGCCCGCGCCATCAATGCCGAGGTGAAGGCCGGGCGCGGCTCGCCGCACGGCGGCGTCTTCCTCGACGTCTCGTCCCGGCTGCCGGCCGACACGATCCGGGCGAAGCTGCCGTCGATGCACCACCAGTTCAAAGAACTCGCCGACGTCGACATCACCGCCGAGCCCATGGAGGTCGGCCCGACCTGCCACTACGTGATGGGCGGGATCGAGGTCGACCCGGAGACCGCGGCAGCCGCTCGCGTACCGGGTCTGTTCGCCGTCGGTGAGGTCGCCGGCGGCATGCACGGCTCGAACCGGCTGGGAGGCAACTCCTTGTCCGACCTGCTGGTGTTCGGACGGCGAGCCGGTGCCGGCGCAGCGGCGTACGTCGGGGCCTTGCACGGGCCCCGTCCCGCCGTCGACGACGCCGCGGTCGACGCGGCGGCGACCGCGGCGCTCGCGCCGTTCGGCAACGAGGGCGGAGAGAATCCGTACACGCTGCATCAGGACCTGCAACAGATCATGAACGATCTGGTCGGCATCATCCGGACCGCCGCGGAAATGCAGTCCGCGCTGGACCGGCTGGCGACCCTGCGCGACCGGGCCGCCCGCGTCAGCGTCGAAGGGCATCGCCAGTTCAACCCCGGCTGGCACCTCGCCCTCGACCTGCACAACATGCTGCTGGTGTCCGAGTGCATCGCCAGAGCCGCGCTGCTGCGCGAGGAGTCGCGCGGCGGACACACCCGGGACGACTTCCCCGGGATGAGTTCGCAGTGGCGGCTGGTCAATCTGGTCTGCTCGTTGACCGGCGAGCAGACCATCTCGGTGCAGCAGCAGCCGCTGCCGGTGATGCCCGACGAGCTGCTCGGTCTCTTCGAGGTCTCCGAACTGTCCAAGTACCTCACTGACGACGAACTGGCCAGGCTGCCCGGAGAGGCGACGACATGA
- a CDS encoding succinate dehydrogenase/fumarate reductase iron-sulfur subunit produces MSYQASFRVWRGDNDAGALQDFDVEVNEGEVVLDVIHRLQATTAPDLAVRWNCKAGKCGSCSAEVNGRPRLMCMTRMNTFTETETVTVTPLRAFPVVRDLVTDVSFNYAKAREVPSFAGPADLGPGEYRMQQVDVARSQEFRKCIECYLCQNTCHVVRDHDENKPAFSGPRFFIRLAELDMHPLDTVDRKREAQGQHGLGLCNITKCCTEVCPEHIKITDNAIIPMKERVVDVKYDPLRALSRKLRGKSGPA; encoded by the coding sequence ATGAGCTATCAGGCGAGTTTCCGGGTATGGCGCGGTGACAACGATGCCGGTGCGCTGCAGGACTTCGACGTCGAGGTCAACGAGGGCGAGGTGGTCCTCGACGTGATCCATCGGCTGCAGGCGACCACCGCTCCGGATCTCGCGGTGCGGTGGAACTGCAAGGCCGGCAAGTGCGGCTCCTGCAGCGCCGAGGTCAACGGCCGGCCCCGGCTGATGTGCATGACCCGTATGAACACCTTCACCGAAACCGAGACGGTGACCGTCACCCCGTTGCGGGCGTTCCCGGTCGTGCGGGACCTGGTCACCGATGTCTCCTTCAACTACGCGAAGGCGCGGGAGGTGCCGTCGTTTGCCGGTCCCGCCGACCTGGGTCCCGGCGAATACCGGATGCAGCAGGTCGACGTGGCGCGCAGTCAGGAATTCCGCAAGTGCATCGAGTGCTACCTGTGCCAGAACACCTGCCATGTTGTGCGTGACCACGACGAGAACAAGCCGGCGTTCTCCGGCCCCCGGTTCTTCATCCGGCTCGCCGAACTGGACATGCATCCGCTGGACACCGTCGACCGCAAGCGTGAGGCCCAGGGCCAGCACGGGCTCGGCCTGTGCAACATCACCAAGTGCTGCACCGAGGTCTGCCCAGAACACATCAAGATCACCGACAACGCCATCATCCCCATGAAGGAACGCGTGGTCGACGTCAAGTACGACCCGCTGCGGGCTCTGTCGCGCAAGCTGCGGGGCAAGTCCGGCCCCGCCTGA